The Pygocentrus nattereri isolate fPygNat1 chromosome 1, fPygNat1.pri, whole genome shotgun sequence genome window below encodes:
- the kdm5a gene encoding lysine-specific demethylase 5A isoform X2 has translation MSMYAEFVPPPECPVFEPSWEDFSDPLGFISKIRPIAEKTGICKIRPPQDWQPPFACDVRNFRFTPRVQRLNELEALTRIKLNFLDQIAKFWELQGSKLRFPHVEKKVLDLYLLSKVVSAEGGFEMVCKEKRWSKVATRMGYPSGKGMGSLLRSHFQRILYPYELFQSGASLSGIHRLYQEGDETEDIDEGIEGGYEEEEDDEEEKPREKEGRERDCLGDRPQNKEHPIPERRSRRLKSERENKEPKSLQIFGSTPKVVGLEIVPADDGFIKKQRHLKAQAFAIKMRPRKETLEVNFIDLYMCMACGRGDEEDRLLLCDGCDDSYHTFCLIPPLQDVPKGDWRCPKCIAEECSKPREAFGFEQAVREYTLQSFGEMADHFKSDYFNMPVHMVPTELVEKEFWRLVCSIEEDVIVEYGADISSKDVGSGFPVRDGKRRLIGDEEDYANSGWNLNNMPVLEQSVLAHINADISGMKVPWLYVGMCFSSFCWHIEDHWSYSINYLHWGEPKTWYGVPAHAAEQLEAVMKKLAPELFDSQPDLLHQLVTIMNPNVLMEHGVPVYRTNQCAGEFVVTFPRAYHSGFNQGYNFAEAVNFCTADWLPMGRQCVAHYRRLQRHCVFSHEELLCKMAADPESLDVELAAAVYKELGEMMDEESRLRQAINDMGVLSSEQEVFELVPDDERQCYKCKTTCFLSALTCSCSPDRLVCLYHAADLCDCPLTNKCLRYRYDREEFPAMLYGVKSRAQSYETWAKRVTEALAADHKNKKDLIELKVLLEDAEDRKYPENSLFRKLREMVKEAETCSSVAQLLLSHKQRHKERTESSRMRTKLTVEELKAFVEQLFRLPCIISQARQVKELLENVEDFHERAQVALTDETPDSSKLQALVDLGSGLDVELPELPRLKQELQQARWLDEVRLTLQEPQRFTLELMKRLIDSGVGLAPHHAVEKAMAELQEILTVSERWEDKARACLQARPRHSMITLESIVLEAKNIPAYLPNVLALREALHKAKEWTARVEAIQNGSNYAYLDQLEALLARGRSIPVRLDPLPQVESQVASARAWRERTARTFLKKNSTYTLLQVLSPRTDIGVYGNSKSKRKRAKELLEQERGLELDSLSDLEESLEEVREPSAVVAAFKAKEQQELEAIHSLRAANLAKMAMADRIEEVKFCLCRKTAVGFMLQCELCKDWFHGACVPLPKTGSQKKVVAGWQGSSKESKFLCPLCQRSRRPRLETILSLLVSLQKLPVRLPEGEALQCLTERAMSWQDRARQALATDELSSALAKLSVLSQRMVELAAREKTEKIINAELQKAAANPDLQGHIQTFQQAGFSRATSPRPSLDYDDEETDSDEDIRETYGYDLKDSGEVKPYLFCDEEIPVKSEEVVSHMWPATPSFCAEHAYSSASKSCPQNPTTPRKQPRKTPLVPRSLEPPVLELSPAAKAQLEELMMEGDLLEVSLDETQHIWRILQATHPPSEERFLQVMESEEALLEKPMKLKVKDVEKKKKRKLERAEQQLLLATTGVEGRPKCKDTKRVLEVGGKPKKKKLKLNPDRSRELKQLAKRLAKEEKERKRKEKAAAKAEFAKEGLERKKEKKILDIPSKYDWSGAEDSNDENAVCAAKNCQRPCKDKVDWVQCDGGCDEWFHQVCVGVSCEMAESEDYICSACTRKAAGFSGPGMGVKVGVETVVMTSPVCSTQTLSPIPQPEPQEGS, from the exons GACTGGCAGCCTCCCTTTGCTTGCGATGTGCGCAACTTTCGCTTTACTCCCCGAGTCCAGCGGCTCAATGAACTTGAG GCGCTCACTAGAATCAAACTTAACTTTTTGGATCAAATTGCAAAGTTTTGGGAGCTCCAGGGTTCAAAACTGCGTTTTCCTCATGTGGAGAAAAAAGTACTGGACTTGTATCTTCTCAGCAAG GTTGTGTCTGCTGAAGGAGGTTTTGAAATGGTCTGTAAGGAGAAACGTTGGTCTAAGGTAGCCACTCGCATGGGTTATCCATCTGGGAAGGGCATGGGCTCTCTACTTCGTTCTCACTTTCAAAGGATCCTCTACCCCTATGAACTCTTCCAGTCTGGAGCTTCACTCTCT GGCATTCACCGTTTGTACCAGGAGGGAGATGAAACTGAGGACATAGATGAAGGAATAGAAGGTGGCTATGAGGAAGAAGAGGACGATGAAGAAGAGAAGccaagagagaaggaaggcaGGGAAAGGGACTGCCTTGGTGACAGACCACAGAACAAGGAGCATCCTATTCCAGAGAGACGCTCACGACGCCTCAAGTCAGAG agagagaacaaagagcCCAAAAGCCTGCAGATCTTTGGCAGCACTCCCAAGGTGGTTGGACTGGAGATTGTTCCAGCTG ATGATGGGTTTATTAAGAAGCAGCGGCATCTCAAGGCTCAAGCATTTGCCATTAAGATGCGGCCACGCAAAGAGACTCTGGAAGTCAATTTT ATCGACCTGTACATGTGCATGGCGTGCGGACGTGGTGATGAAGAGGACCGCCTCCTGTTGTGTGATGGGTGCGATGATAGCTACCACACATTCTGCTTGATTCCACCCCTTCAAGATGTGCCCAAGGGTGACTGGCGTTGTCCCAAATGCATAGCAGAG gAATGCAGTAAACCTCGAGAGGCATTTGGTTTCGAGCAGGCTGTACGCGAATACACCCTTCAGAGCTTTGGCGAGATGGCAGACCACTTCAAATCAGACTATTTCAACATGCCAGTTCAT ATGGTTCCCACTGAGCTGGTGGAGAAGGAGTTCTGGAGACTGGTGTGCAGTATAGAAGAGGATGTAATAGTGGAGTATGGAGCAGATATCAGCTCCAAAGATGTGGGAAGTGGATTTCCTGTCCGAGATGGAAAAAGGAGACTTATAGGGGATGAAGAG GATTATGCCAATTCGGGATGGAATCTGAACAATATGCCAGTGCTGGAGCAGTCTGTGCTTGCACACATTAAtgcagacatttctggcatgaaagtACCCTGGCTTTATGTGGGCATGTGCTTCTCTTCCTTCTGCTGGCACATTGAGGACCACTGGAGCTACTCAATTAATTACCTGCACTG GGGAGAGCCTAAGACCTGGTATGGTGTTCCAGCCcatgcagcagagcagctggaAGCAGTGATGAAGAAACTCGCTCCAGAACTGTTCGACTCACAGCCAGACCTCCTTCACCAGTTGGTCACTATCATGAACCCCAATGTTCTTATGGAACATGGTGTCCCG GTGTATCGGACTAATCAGTGCGCCGGGGAGTTTGTGGTGACCTTCCCAAGAGCTTATCACAGTGGTTTCAACCAGGGTTACAACTTTGCTGAAGCTGTCAACTTCTGTACTGCAGACTGG CTGCCCATGGGCCGCCAGTGTGTAGCACACTACCGGCGTCTGCAGCGCCACTGTGTGTTCTCCCATGAGGAGCTTCTGTGCAAGATGGCAGCAGACCCAGAGAGCCTGGACGTGGAGCTGGCTGCAGCTGTGTACAAAGAGTTGGGAGAGATGATGGATGAGGAGAGCAGGCTCCGACAGGCCATCAATGACATG GGGGTGCTGTCCTCAGAGCAAGAGGTGTTTGAGCTTGTCCCAGATGATGAGCGGCAGTGTTACAAATGTAAAACCACTTGTTTTCTGTCCGCACTGACCTGCTCCTGCAGCCCTGATCGCCTGGTGTGTCTGTACCATGCAGCTGACCTCTGCGACTGTCCTCTCACAAACAAGTGCCTCAG ATACAGATATGATCGGGAGGAGTTCCCTGCAATGCTGTATGGAGTGAAGTCACGTGCCCAGTCCTACGAAACCTGGGCCAAGAGAGTCACTGAGGCATTGGCAGCCGACCACAAGAACAAGAAAG ATCTGATTGAGTTGAAAGTGTTGCTGGAGGATGCAGAGGACAGGAAGTACCCAGAGAACAGTCTGTTTCGCAAGCTGAGAGAGATGGTGAAGGAGGCAGAGACCTGTTCCTCTGTAGCCCAACTGCTGCTAAGTCACAAACAGAGACACAA GGAGCGCACGGAGAGCAGCCGTATGCGCACTAAGCTGACAGTGGAGGAACTGAAGGCATTTGTGGAGCAACTGTTTCGCCTGCCCTGCATCATCAGCCAGGCACGACAGGTCAAA GAGCTGCTGGAGAATGTAGAAGACTTCCATGAGCGGGCACAGGTGGCCCTGACGGATGAGACCCCAGATTCGAGCAAGCTGCAGGCCTTGGTGGACCTAGGCTCCGGGCTGGATGTGGAACTACCAGAGCTGCCTCGGCTAAAGCAAGAGCTGCAGCAGGCGCGCTGGCTGGACGAGGTGCGCCTCACCCTGCAGGAACCCCAGCGCTTTACCCTGGAGCTCATGAAGCGACTCATCGACTCAGGTGTGGGCCTGGCACCGCACCATGCTGTGGAAAAGGCCATGGCAGAGCTTCAGGAAATCCTCACAGTGTCTGAACGCTGGGAGGACAAAGCCCGTGCCTGCTTACAGGCCAG ACCTCGCCACAGTATGATCACCCTTGAAAGCATTGTTTTAGAGGCAAAAAATATACCAGCCTACCTGCCTAATGTTCTGGCCCTCAGAGAAGCCCTCCACAAAGCCAAAGAGTGGACAGCCAGAGTGGAAGCTATCCAG AACGGCAGTAATTATGCCTACTTGGATCAGTTGGAGGCACTGTTGGCAAGGGGCCGCTCTATCCCTGTGCGTCTGGATCCCCTGCCACAGGTTGAGTCCCAGGTAGCCTCGGCACGAGCTTGGAGAGAGAGGACTGCTCGCACATTCCTCAAGAAGAATTCTACTTATACCCTTCTACAG GTCCTAAGTCCTCGCACAGACATTGGTGTGTATGGCAACAGCAAGAGCAAACGCAAGCGAGCCAAGGAGCTCCTGGAGCAGGAGCGTGGGCTGGAGCTGGACAGCCTAAGCGACCTTGAAGAGAGCCTTGAGGAGGTGCGTGAACCATCTGCAGTAGTGGCAGCCTTCAAGGCCAAAGAGCAGCAAGAGTTGGAGGCCATCCATTCCCTCCGTGCTGCCAACCTGGCCAAGATGGCCATGGCTGACCGTATAGAGGAGGTCAAGTTTTGCTTGTGCCGTAAGACGGCTGTGGGCTTTATGCTGCAGTGCGAACTTTGTAAGGACTGGTTCCATGGTGCCTGTGTGCCCCTGCCCAAAACGGGCTCACAGAAGAAGGTGGTAGCTGGCTGGCAGGGTAGCAGCAAGGAGTCTAAGTTCTTGTGCCCGCTGTGCCAGCGCTCACGGCGGCCTCGGCTGGAGACCATCCTCTCGCTGCTGGTGTCCCTGCAAAAGCTGCCTGTGCGGCTTCCCGAAGGTGAGGCACTGCAGTGCCTGACTGAGCGAGCCATGAGCTGGCAGGACCGAGCACGGCAGGCCTTGGCCACCGACGAGCTTTCTTCTGCCCTAGCTAAGTTGTCTGTGCTCAGCCAGCGCATGGTTGAGCTGGCAGCACGTGAGAAGACTGAGAAGATCATCAATGCAGAGTTGCAAAAGGCCGCAGCCAACCCAGACTTGCAG GGACACATTCAGACGTTCCAGCAAGCAGGCTTCAGCCGGGCCACCTCACCACGGCCCTCGTTGGACTATGATGATGAAGAGACAGATTCTGATGAAGACATCCGTGAGACTTATGGCTATGACCTGAAG GATTCTGGTGAGGTAAAGCCCTACTTGTTCTGTGATGAGGAGATCCCTGTGAAGTCAGAAGAAGTTGTCAGTCACATGTGGCCAGCCACACCGTCTTTCTGTGCAGAACATGCCTATTCCTCTGCCTCCAAGTCTTGTCCCCAGA aCCCAACCACCCCGCGCAAGCAGCCTAGGAAGACACCGCTAGTTCCCCGCAGTTTGGAGCCGCCAGTGCTGGAACTGTCTCCAGCTGCCAAGGCCCAGCTGGAGGAACTCATGATGGAAGGGGACCTGCTGGAGGTCTCATTGGATGAGACGCAGCACATCTGGAGGATTCTGCAGGCCACGCACCCACCCTCAGAGGAgcgctttctgcaggtcatggAG TCAGAAGAGGCTCTACTGGAGAAGCCAATGAAGCTGAAGGTGAAGGAtgtggagaagaagaagaagagaaaactggaaagagcagagcagcagctgTTACTGGCTACAACGGGTGTGGAGGGCCGACCCAAATGCAAAGACACAAAGAGGGTCCTGGAGGTGGGTGGTAAGCCCAAGAAAAAGAAGCTCAAGCTCAACCCGGACAGGTCACGGGAGCTCAAACAGTTAGCCAAGCGCCTTGccaaggaggagaaggagaggaagaggaaagagaaagctGCAGCCAAAGCTGAGTTTGCCAAGGAAGGGCTtgagaggaagaaggagaagaagatcCTGGATATTCCCTCCAAATATGACTGGTCAGGTGCTGAGGACTCCAACGATGAAAACGCTGTTTGTGCAGCAAAGAATTGCCAGAGGCCGTGCAAGGACAAG gtgGACTGGGTTCAGTGTGATGGCGGATGTGATGAATGGTTCCATCAGGTGTGTGTAGGCGTGTCGTGCGAGATGGCCGAGAGTGAAGACTACATCTGCTCAGCTTGCACCCGTAAGGCCGCAGGCTTCAGTGGGCCAGGGATGGGTGTTAAGGTGGGCGTAGAGACTGTGGTCATGACGTCGCCCGTGTGCAGCACCCAGACACTCTCCCCCATTCCCCAGCCAGAGCCTCAGGAGGGCAGCTAG
- the kdm5a gene encoding lysine-specific demethylase 5A isoform X1, with protein MSMYAEFVPPPECPVFEPSWEDFSDPLGFISKIRPIAEKTGICKIRPPQDWQPPFACDVRNFRFTPRVQRLNELEALTRIKLNFLDQIAKFWELQGSKLRFPHVEKKVLDLYLLSKVVSAEGGFEMVCKEKRWSKVATRMGYPSGKGMGSLLRSHFQRILYPYELFQSGASLSGIHRLYQEGDETEDIDEGIEGGYEEEEDDEEEKPREKEGRERDCLGDRPQNKEHPIPERRSRRLKSERENKEPKSLQIFGSTPKVVGLEIVPADDGFIKKQRHLKAQAFAIKMRPRKETLEVNFIDLYMCMACGRGDEEDRLLLCDGCDDSYHTFCLIPPLQDVPKGDWRCPKCIAEECSKPREAFGFEQAVREYTLQSFGEMADHFKSDYFNMPVHMVPTELVEKEFWRLVCSIEEDVIVEYGADISSKDVGSGFPVRDGKRRLIGDEEDYANSGWNLNNMPVLEQSVLAHINADISGMKVPWLYVGMCFSSFCWHIEDHWSYSINYLHWGEPKTWYGVPAHAAEQLEAVMKKLAPELFDSQPDLLHQLVTIMNPNVLMEHGVPVYRTNQCAGEFVVTFPRAYHSGFNQGYNFAEAVNFCTADWLPMGRQCVAHYRRLQRHCVFSHEELLCKMAADPESLDVELAAAVYKELGEMMDEESRLRQAINDMGVLSSEQEVFELVPDDERQCYKCKTTCFLSALTCSCSPDRLVCLYHAADLCDCPLTNKCLRYRYDREEFPAMLYGVKSRAQSYETWAKRVTEALAADHKNKKDLIELKVLLEDAEDRKYPENSLFRKLREMVKEAETCSSVAQLLLSHKQRHKRERTESSRMRTKLTVEELKAFVEQLFRLPCIISQARQVKELLENVEDFHERAQVALTDETPDSSKLQALVDLGSGLDVELPELPRLKQELQQARWLDEVRLTLQEPQRFTLELMKRLIDSGVGLAPHHAVEKAMAELQEILTVSERWEDKARACLQARPRHSMITLESIVLEAKNIPAYLPNVLALREALHKAKEWTARVEAIQNGSNYAYLDQLEALLARGRSIPVRLDPLPQVESQVASARAWRERTARTFLKKNSTYTLLQVLSPRTDIGVYGNSKSKRKRAKELLEQERGLELDSLSDLEESLEEVREPSAVVAAFKAKEQQELEAIHSLRAANLAKMAMADRIEEVKFCLCRKTAVGFMLQCELCKDWFHGACVPLPKTGSQKKVVAGWQGSSKESKFLCPLCQRSRRPRLETILSLLVSLQKLPVRLPEGEALQCLTERAMSWQDRARQALATDELSSALAKLSVLSQRMVELAAREKTEKIINAELQKAAANPDLQGHIQTFQQAGFSRATSPRPSLDYDDEETDSDEDIRETYGYDLKDSGEVKPYLFCDEEIPVKSEEVVSHMWPATPSFCAEHAYSSASKSCPQNPTTPRKQPRKTPLVPRSLEPPVLELSPAAKAQLEELMMEGDLLEVSLDETQHIWRILQATHPPSEERFLQVMESEEALLEKPMKLKVKDVEKKKKRKLERAEQQLLLATTGVEGRPKCKDTKRVLEVGGKPKKKKLKLNPDRSRELKQLAKRLAKEEKERKRKEKAAAKAEFAKEGLERKKEKKILDIPSKYDWSGAEDSNDENAVCAAKNCQRPCKDKVDWVQCDGGCDEWFHQVCVGVSCEMAESEDYICSACTRKAAGFSGPGMGVKVGVETVVMTSPVCSTQTLSPIPQPEPQEGS; from the exons GACTGGCAGCCTCCCTTTGCTTGCGATGTGCGCAACTTTCGCTTTACTCCCCGAGTCCAGCGGCTCAATGAACTTGAG GCGCTCACTAGAATCAAACTTAACTTTTTGGATCAAATTGCAAAGTTTTGGGAGCTCCAGGGTTCAAAACTGCGTTTTCCTCATGTGGAGAAAAAAGTACTGGACTTGTATCTTCTCAGCAAG GTTGTGTCTGCTGAAGGAGGTTTTGAAATGGTCTGTAAGGAGAAACGTTGGTCTAAGGTAGCCACTCGCATGGGTTATCCATCTGGGAAGGGCATGGGCTCTCTACTTCGTTCTCACTTTCAAAGGATCCTCTACCCCTATGAACTCTTCCAGTCTGGAGCTTCACTCTCT GGCATTCACCGTTTGTACCAGGAGGGAGATGAAACTGAGGACATAGATGAAGGAATAGAAGGTGGCTATGAGGAAGAAGAGGACGATGAAGAAGAGAAGccaagagagaaggaaggcaGGGAAAGGGACTGCCTTGGTGACAGACCACAGAACAAGGAGCATCCTATTCCAGAGAGACGCTCACGACGCCTCAAGTCAGAG agagagaacaaagagcCCAAAAGCCTGCAGATCTTTGGCAGCACTCCCAAGGTGGTTGGACTGGAGATTGTTCCAGCTG ATGATGGGTTTATTAAGAAGCAGCGGCATCTCAAGGCTCAAGCATTTGCCATTAAGATGCGGCCACGCAAAGAGACTCTGGAAGTCAATTTT ATCGACCTGTACATGTGCATGGCGTGCGGACGTGGTGATGAAGAGGACCGCCTCCTGTTGTGTGATGGGTGCGATGATAGCTACCACACATTCTGCTTGATTCCACCCCTTCAAGATGTGCCCAAGGGTGACTGGCGTTGTCCCAAATGCATAGCAGAG gAATGCAGTAAACCTCGAGAGGCATTTGGTTTCGAGCAGGCTGTACGCGAATACACCCTTCAGAGCTTTGGCGAGATGGCAGACCACTTCAAATCAGACTATTTCAACATGCCAGTTCAT ATGGTTCCCACTGAGCTGGTGGAGAAGGAGTTCTGGAGACTGGTGTGCAGTATAGAAGAGGATGTAATAGTGGAGTATGGAGCAGATATCAGCTCCAAAGATGTGGGAAGTGGATTTCCTGTCCGAGATGGAAAAAGGAGACTTATAGGGGATGAAGAG GATTATGCCAATTCGGGATGGAATCTGAACAATATGCCAGTGCTGGAGCAGTCTGTGCTTGCACACATTAAtgcagacatttctggcatgaaagtACCCTGGCTTTATGTGGGCATGTGCTTCTCTTCCTTCTGCTGGCACATTGAGGACCACTGGAGCTACTCAATTAATTACCTGCACTG GGGAGAGCCTAAGACCTGGTATGGTGTTCCAGCCcatgcagcagagcagctggaAGCAGTGATGAAGAAACTCGCTCCAGAACTGTTCGACTCACAGCCAGACCTCCTTCACCAGTTGGTCACTATCATGAACCCCAATGTTCTTATGGAACATGGTGTCCCG GTGTATCGGACTAATCAGTGCGCCGGGGAGTTTGTGGTGACCTTCCCAAGAGCTTATCACAGTGGTTTCAACCAGGGTTACAACTTTGCTGAAGCTGTCAACTTCTGTACTGCAGACTGG CTGCCCATGGGCCGCCAGTGTGTAGCACACTACCGGCGTCTGCAGCGCCACTGTGTGTTCTCCCATGAGGAGCTTCTGTGCAAGATGGCAGCAGACCCAGAGAGCCTGGACGTGGAGCTGGCTGCAGCTGTGTACAAAGAGTTGGGAGAGATGATGGATGAGGAGAGCAGGCTCCGACAGGCCATCAATGACATG GGGGTGCTGTCCTCAGAGCAAGAGGTGTTTGAGCTTGTCCCAGATGATGAGCGGCAGTGTTACAAATGTAAAACCACTTGTTTTCTGTCCGCACTGACCTGCTCCTGCAGCCCTGATCGCCTGGTGTGTCTGTACCATGCAGCTGACCTCTGCGACTGTCCTCTCACAAACAAGTGCCTCAG ATACAGATATGATCGGGAGGAGTTCCCTGCAATGCTGTATGGAGTGAAGTCACGTGCCCAGTCCTACGAAACCTGGGCCAAGAGAGTCACTGAGGCATTGGCAGCCGACCACAAGAACAAGAAAG ATCTGATTGAGTTGAAAGTGTTGCTGGAGGATGCAGAGGACAGGAAGTACCCAGAGAACAGTCTGTTTCGCAAGCTGAGAGAGATGGTGAAGGAGGCAGAGACCTGTTCCTCTGTAGCCCAACTGCTGCTAAGTCACAAACAGAGACACAA AAGGGAGCGCACGGAGAGCAGCCGTATGCGCACTAAGCTGACAGTGGAGGAACTGAAGGCATTTGTGGAGCAACTGTTTCGCCTGCCCTGCATCATCAGCCAGGCACGACAGGTCAAA GAGCTGCTGGAGAATGTAGAAGACTTCCATGAGCGGGCACAGGTGGCCCTGACGGATGAGACCCCAGATTCGAGCAAGCTGCAGGCCTTGGTGGACCTAGGCTCCGGGCTGGATGTGGAACTACCAGAGCTGCCTCGGCTAAAGCAAGAGCTGCAGCAGGCGCGCTGGCTGGACGAGGTGCGCCTCACCCTGCAGGAACCCCAGCGCTTTACCCTGGAGCTCATGAAGCGACTCATCGACTCAGGTGTGGGCCTGGCACCGCACCATGCTGTGGAAAAGGCCATGGCAGAGCTTCAGGAAATCCTCACAGTGTCTGAACGCTGGGAGGACAAAGCCCGTGCCTGCTTACAGGCCAG ACCTCGCCACAGTATGATCACCCTTGAAAGCATTGTTTTAGAGGCAAAAAATATACCAGCCTACCTGCCTAATGTTCTGGCCCTCAGAGAAGCCCTCCACAAAGCCAAAGAGTGGACAGCCAGAGTGGAAGCTATCCAG AACGGCAGTAATTATGCCTACTTGGATCAGTTGGAGGCACTGTTGGCAAGGGGCCGCTCTATCCCTGTGCGTCTGGATCCCCTGCCACAGGTTGAGTCCCAGGTAGCCTCGGCACGAGCTTGGAGAGAGAGGACTGCTCGCACATTCCTCAAGAAGAATTCTACTTATACCCTTCTACAG GTCCTAAGTCCTCGCACAGACATTGGTGTGTATGGCAACAGCAAGAGCAAACGCAAGCGAGCCAAGGAGCTCCTGGAGCAGGAGCGTGGGCTGGAGCTGGACAGCCTAAGCGACCTTGAAGAGAGCCTTGAGGAGGTGCGTGAACCATCTGCAGTAGTGGCAGCCTTCAAGGCCAAAGAGCAGCAAGAGTTGGAGGCCATCCATTCCCTCCGTGCTGCCAACCTGGCCAAGATGGCCATGGCTGACCGTATAGAGGAGGTCAAGTTTTGCTTGTGCCGTAAGACGGCTGTGGGCTTTATGCTGCAGTGCGAACTTTGTAAGGACTGGTTCCATGGTGCCTGTGTGCCCCTGCCCAAAACGGGCTCACAGAAGAAGGTGGTAGCTGGCTGGCAGGGTAGCAGCAAGGAGTCTAAGTTCTTGTGCCCGCTGTGCCAGCGCTCACGGCGGCCTCGGCTGGAGACCATCCTCTCGCTGCTGGTGTCCCTGCAAAAGCTGCCTGTGCGGCTTCCCGAAGGTGAGGCACTGCAGTGCCTGACTGAGCGAGCCATGAGCTGGCAGGACCGAGCACGGCAGGCCTTGGCCACCGACGAGCTTTCTTCTGCCCTAGCTAAGTTGTCTGTGCTCAGCCAGCGCATGGTTGAGCTGGCAGCACGTGAGAAGACTGAGAAGATCATCAATGCAGAGTTGCAAAAGGCCGCAGCCAACCCAGACTTGCAG GGACACATTCAGACGTTCCAGCAAGCAGGCTTCAGCCGGGCCACCTCACCACGGCCCTCGTTGGACTATGATGATGAAGAGACAGATTCTGATGAAGACATCCGTGAGACTTATGGCTATGACCTGAAG GATTCTGGTGAGGTAAAGCCCTACTTGTTCTGTGATGAGGAGATCCCTGTGAAGTCAGAAGAAGTTGTCAGTCACATGTGGCCAGCCACACCGTCTTTCTGTGCAGAACATGCCTATTCCTCTGCCTCCAAGTCTTGTCCCCAGA aCCCAACCACCCCGCGCAAGCAGCCTAGGAAGACACCGCTAGTTCCCCGCAGTTTGGAGCCGCCAGTGCTGGAACTGTCTCCAGCTGCCAAGGCCCAGCTGGAGGAACTCATGATGGAAGGGGACCTGCTGGAGGTCTCATTGGATGAGACGCAGCACATCTGGAGGATTCTGCAGGCCACGCACCCACCCTCAGAGGAgcgctttctgcaggtcatggAG TCAGAAGAGGCTCTACTGGAGAAGCCAATGAAGCTGAAGGTGAAGGAtgtggagaagaagaagaagagaaaactggaaagagcagagcagcagctgTTACTGGCTACAACGGGTGTGGAGGGCCGACCCAAATGCAAAGACACAAAGAGGGTCCTGGAGGTGGGTGGTAAGCCCAAGAAAAAGAAGCTCAAGCTCAACCCGGACAGGTCACGGGAGCTCAAACAGTTAGCCAAGCGCCTTGccaaggaggagaaggagaggaagaggaaagagaaagctGCAGCCAAAGCTGAGTTTGCCAAGGAAGGGCTtgagaggaagaaggagaagaagatcCTGGATATTCCCTCCAAATATGACTGGTCAGGTGCTGAGGACTCCAACGATGAAAACGCTGTTTGTGCAGCAAAGAATTGCCAGAGGCCGTGCAAGGACAAG gtgGACTGGGTTCAGTGTGATGGCGGATGTGATGAATGGTTCCATCAGGTGTGTGTAGGCGTGTCGTGCGAGATGGCCGAGAGTGAAGACTACATCTGCTCAGCTTGCACCCGTAAGGCCGCAGGCTTCAGTGGGCCAGGGATGGGTGTTAAGGTGGGCGTAGAGACTGTGGTCATGACGTCGCCCGTGTGCAGCACCCAGACACTCTCCCCCATTCCCCAGCCAGAGCCTCAGGAGGGCAGCTAG